The Mercurialis annua linkage group LG2, ddMerAnnu1.2, whole genome shotgun sequence genome contains a region encoding:
- the LOC126669085 gene encoding ultraviolet-B receptor UVR8 isoform X1, whose product MADRFRLVPFDELPSHLILEILMTGRLSAIDLVCLELTSKTFGGSHGLYPHKFKSLVDFAAFQLCVSNAVYNGMPRNAQKELFDRCGENWKRVLRFVQGVEESSGMVETSSGNQMQITTGRYHTLLISNSSVYSCGSSLCGVLGHGSETTQCVSFNRITFPSLARVVQVSASQNHAAFVLESGEVFTCGDNSSFCCGHRDTTRPIFRPRFVEALKGVPCKQVAAGLNFTVFLTRQGQVYSCGTNTHGQLGHGDTVDQPTPKLIEALNWVGSVVQIAAGPGYVLAVTNNGAVYSFGSGFNFCLGHGEQHNEFQPRAIQTFKRKDIHVVRVSAGDEHAVALDSSGFVYTWGKGYCGALGHGDEIDKTLPEPLNSLKSHLAVQVCARKRKTFVLVDSGRVYGFGWMGFGSLGFLDRGVSDKVLRPRVLDSLRRHRVSQISTGLYHTVAVTSQGKIFGFGDNERAQLGHDMLRECLEPIEIYVQE is encoded by the exons ATGGCTGATAGGTTTAGGTTGGTGCCCTTTGATGAATTGCCGTCCCATTTGATTTTAGAAATATTGATGACAGGGCGGCTTAGTGCCATTGATCTTGTCTGTTTAGAGTTAACTTCTAAGACTTTTGGAGGGAGCCATGGACTTTACCCTCACAAATTCAAGTCATTGGTTGATTTTGCGGCGTTTCAACTCTGTGTTTCGAATGCTGTTTACAATGGGATGCCAAGGAATGCTCAaaaagaattgtttgatcgttGTGGTGAAAATTGGAAACGGGTTTTGAGGTTCGTACAGGGTGTGGAGGAATCATCTGGGATGGTTGAAACTTCATCAGGCAAT CAGATGCAGATAACTACTGGGAGGTATCATACATTGCTGATAAGCAATTCGTCTGTGTATTCTTGTGGTTCCAGTTTGTGTGGTGTTCTAGGACATGGTTCTGAGACAACACAATGTGTATCATTCAACAGAATTACTTTCCCATCCTTGGCTCGTGTCGTTCAAGTTTCAGCTTCCCAAAATCATGCTGCTTTTGTTTTGGAGTCCGGAGAG GTTTTCACATGCGGAGATAATTCGTCTTTTTGCTGTGGTCATCGAGATACAACACGACCCATATTCAGGCCTAGGTTTGTTGAGGCATTAAAGGGAGTTCCTTGCAAGCAG GTTGCTGCAGGGCTTAACTTTACTGTATTCCTCACGAGACAAGGCCAAGTCTATAGCTGTGGAACCAACACACATGGGCAACTTGGTCATGGTGACACAGTAGATCAACCAACACCTAAACTTATTGAAGCATTAAACTGGGTTGGTTCTGTTGTCCAAATAGCAGCTGGTCCTGGTTACGTCCTAGCTGTAACTAACAACGGGGCAGTTTACTCATTTGGTTCCGGTTTTAATTTCTGTCTTGGCCACGGAGAGCAGCATAATGAGTTTCAACCTCGTGCAATTCAGACTTTTAAAAGGAAGGACATTCACGTAGTCCGTGTGTCAGCTGGGGATGAACATGCAGTGGCACTTGATTCCAGTGGATTT GTATACACTTGGGGAAAAGGCTACTGTGGTGCATTAGGCCATGGAGATGAAATTGATAAGACCCTTCCTGAACCCCTCAACAGCCTTAAGAGCCACCTTGCTGTGCAG GTTTGTGcaagaaaaaggaaaacattTGTTCTGGTTGACAGCGGTCGCGTTTACGGCTTTGGCTGGATGGGATTTGGTAGCCTTGGCTTTCTAGATAGAGGAGTTTCAGATAAAGTGCTGAGACCTCGCGTCCTTGATAGCTTAAGAAGGCACCGGGTTTCTCAGATCAGCACAGGCCTATACCACACTGTTGCAGTGACAAGCCAGGGGAAGATATTTGGATTCGGAGATAATGAAAGAGCACAACTCGGGCATGATATGTTGAGAGAATGCCTTGAACCAATTGAAATTTATGTTCAAGAATAG
- the LOC126669085 gene encoding ultraviolet-B receptor UVR8 isoform X2 produces MADRFRLVPFDELPSHLILEILMTGRLSAIDLVCLELTSKTFGGSHGLYPHKFKSLVDFAAFQLCVSNAVYNGMPRNAQKELFDRCGENWKRVLRFVQGVEESSGMVETSSGNMQITTGRYHTLLISNSSVYSCGSSLCGVLGHGSETTQCVSFNRITFPSLARVVQVSASQNHAAFVLESGEVFTCGDNSSFCCGHRDTTRPIFRPRFVEALKGVPCKQVAAGLNFTVFLTRQGQVYSCGTNTHGQLGHGDTVDQPTPKLIEALNWVGSVVQIAAGPGYVLAVTNNGAVYSFGSGFNFCLGHGEQHNEFQPRAIQTFKRKDIHVVRVSAGDEHAVALDSSGFVYTWGKGYCGALGHGDEIDKTLPEPLNSLKSHLAVQVCARKRKTFVLVDSGRVYGFGWMGFGSLGFLDRGVSDKVLRPRVLDSLRRHRVSQISTGLYHTVAVTSQGKIFGFGDNERAQLGHDMLRECLEPIEIYVQE; encoded by the exons ATGGCTGATAGGTTTAGGTTGGTGCCCTTTGATGAATTGCCGTCCCATTTGATTTTAGAAATATTGATGACAGGGCGGCTTAGTGCCATTGATCTTGTCTGTTTAGAGTTAACTTCTAAGACTTTTGGAGGGAGCCATGGACTTTACCCTCACAAATTCAAGTCATTGGTTGATTTTGCGGCGTTTCAACTCTGTGTTTCGAATGCTGTTTACAATGGGATGCCAAGGAATGCTCAaaaagaattgtttgatcgttGTGGTGAAAATTGGAAACGGGTTTTGAGGTTCGTACAGGGTGTGGAGGAATCATCTGGGATGGTTGAAACTTCATCAGGCAAT ATGCAGATAACTACTGGGAGGTATCATACATTGCTGATAAGCAATTCGTCTGTGTATTCTTGTGGTTCCAGTTTGTGTGGTGTTCTAGGACATGGTTCTGAGACAACACAATGTGTATCATTCAACAGAATTACTTTCCCATCCTTGGCTCGTGTCGTTCAAGTTTCAGCTTCCCAAAATCATGCTGCTTTTGTTTTGGAGTCCGGAGAG GTTTTCACATGCGGAGATAATTCGTCTTTTTGCTGTGGTCATCGAGATACAACACGACCCATATTCAGGCCTAGGTTTGTTGAGGCATTAAAGGGAGTTCCTTGCAAGCAG GTTGCTGCAGGGCTTAACTTTACTGTATTCCTCACGAGACAAGGCCAAGTCTATAGCTGTGGAACCAACACACATGGGCAACTTGGTCATGGTGACACAGTAGATCAACCAACACCTAAACTTATTGAAGCATTAAACTGGGTTGGTTCTGTTGTCCAAATAGCAGCTGGTCCTGGTTACGTCCTAGCTGTAACTAACAACGGGGCAGTTTACTCATTTGGTTCCGGTTTTAATTTCTGTCTTGGCCACGGAGAGCAGCATAATGAGTTTCAACCTCGTGCAATTCAGACTTTTAAAAGGAAGGACATTCACGTAGTCCGTGTGTCAGCTGGGGATGAACATGCAGTGGCACTTGATTCCAGTGGATTT GTATACACTTGGGGAAAAGGCTACTGTGGTGCATTAGGCCATGGAGATGAAATTGATAAGACCCTTCCTGAACCCCTCAACAGCCTTAAGAGCCACCTTGCTGTGCAG GTTTGTGcaagaaaaaggaaaacattTGTTCTGGTTGACAGCGGTCGCGTTTACGGCTTTGGCTGGATGGGATTTGGTAGCCTTGGCTTTCTAGATAGAGGAGTTTCAGATAAAGTGCTGAGACCTCGCGTCCTTGATAGCTTAAGAAGGCACCGGGTTTCTCAGATCAGCACAGGCCTATACCACACTGTTGCAGTGACAAGCCAGGGGAAGATATTTGGATTCGGAGATAATGAAAGAGCACAACTCGGGCATGATATGTTGAGAGAATGCCTTGAACCAATTGAAATTTATGTTCAAGAATAG
- the LOC126669086 gene encoding CBS domain-containing protein CBSX5-like, with protein sequence MAVSLLANEVSDLCLGKPALRSLPVTATVSEALSALKNSDDNFLSVWNCDHLSKTKSGLDCDHHEGDDYECRCVGKVSIVDVICYLCEDKNLVSPSVALKQSVSVLLPKIPGLVVHVDPSSSLLEAIDLILEGAQNLVVPIKTRLSSSISRRKQQQKLSTGLATFHKGREFCWLTQEDIVRFLLSSIGLFSPIPALSIDTLGIINDEIVTIDYNSPASSTLRAISRALATQTSVAVVDGDEGTLIGELSPFTLGCCDETVAAAIATLSSGDLMAYVDCGGPPEDLIRVVMARLKHRGLESMLHEFTNSTTSISTFSTSSSSSDEESVTTVHRSGKYSRSMSYSARMVRRAEAIVCHPKSSLVAVMIQAIAHRVNYVWVIEDDCSLVGIVTFCNILKVFREHLEVML encoded by the exons ATGGCAGTGAGCTTATTAGCTAATGAGGTATCCGACCTCTGTCTAGGCAAGCCAGCACTGAGGTCACTTCCAGTTACTGCCACTGTCTCTGAAGCTTTGTCAGCACTCAAAAACTCTGATGATAATTTCTTAAGTGTGTGGAATTGTgatcatttaagtaaaacaaaATCTGGGCTTGACTGTGATCATCATGAAGGTGATGATTATGAGTGTAGATGTGTAGGAAAAGTTAGTATTGTTGATGTGATTTGCTATCTTTGTGAAGATAAAAACTTGGTGTCACCTTCTGTTGCTTTGAAACAGTCTGTTTCTGTTCTTTTGCCTAAGATTCCTGGCCTTGTTGTGCATGTGGATCCTTCTTCAAG CTTATTGGAAGCAATTGATTTGATTCTTGAAGGAGCTCAAAATCTTGTGGTACCAATCAAGACAAGGCTAAGTTCTTCAATTTCAAGAAGAAAACAGCAGCAGAAGCTCTCAACCGGCCTTGCGACCTTTCACAAAGGCCGCGAGTTCTGCTGGCTAACTCAAGAAGATATAGTCCGATTCCTCTTGAGCTCAATCGGACTTTTCTCTCCGATCCCCGCTCTTTCCATCGACACTCTTGGCATCATCAACGACGAAATCGTCACAATAGACTACAATTCCCCTGCCTCCTCCACACTCAGAGCCATTTCGCGGGCTCTAGCCACGCAAACATCCGTGGCGGTGGTGGACGGAGACGAGGGCACCTTGATCGGGGAGTTATCACCATTCACATTAGGCTGCTGCGACGAGACTGTGGCAGCAGCCATCGCGACGCTTTCCTCGGGGGACTTAATGGCCTACGTCGACTGTGGAGGCCCCCCCGAGGATCTTATTAGGGTCGTGATGGCACGGTTGAAGCATAGAGGTCTAGAATCTATGCTTCACGAATTCACTAACTCAACTACATCAATATCCACATTTTCAACATCCTCCTCCTCATCCGACGAGGAATCCGTAACTACAGTGCATAGGTCGGGGAAGTATAGTAGGTCGATGAGTTACTCGGCTAGAATGGTGAGAAGAGCAGAAGCAATAGTGTGTCATCCCAAGAGTTCACTAGTAGCAGTAATGATTCAAGCAATAGCACATAGAGTGAATTATGTGTGGGTTATAGAAGATGATTGTAGTTTGGTTGGAATTGTGacattttgtaatattttgaaAGTTTTCAGGGAACATTTAGAGGTTATGCTCTAA